The Arachis ipaensis cultivar K30076 chromosome B10, Araip1.1, whole genome shotgun sequence DNA window NNNNNNNNNNNNNNNNNNNNNNNNNNNNNNNNNNNNNNNNNNNNNNNNNNNNNNNNNNNNNAAGTAAACATatctaaaaaatagaaaaatgaattttattgatatttttttaataaaaataaacttttaaaaatatttttgtgttttgcagatatatccgatccgattcacaaatgtgcggatcggatcggatctaaGTTTAAAAGTTGTGGATATTAGATCCGATCCGATCTAATGATTTTAGTGCGAATCAGAATCGAAATTTtagccatatccgatccgattcgaCTCGTGTTTACCCGTATAAATttgtgtttatgtttttgttAATACAAATAATGATtcaacacatctaaaattataatATTGTTTACTGAATAACTTCTTAACACATTTAAAACTCATTTAAAATAATTATGTTCATTACTCATGTCAAATAATGATGCAGATCGTAGAGTAGTTATAATAATGAAATCAAATGAAAGAAATGAAAACCAACTAGTACACACGTGTGACGTGTTAAGTTGGTATAAAATTGACTCGTACCTTAACGTTGCCAGCATCCTTGATGGCGTCAACAAGTTTGAGCTGCAGGAGCAAGTTGTGAGAGCGGAAATGGACACCTGACATGGCGCAGATGACGACATCTGCAAGCTTGACGGCGTCAACGAGGCTTCGGTGGTCTGAGAAGGAGGCCTCGACGAGATGGGCGCCCTGCTTCTTGAAGGAGAGGAGCATCTGCAGCTTGTCAATGTCGAGGCCTATCTCCGGCCTCTGAAGCACGTACGTCTCATGCCCCTCTGCCAGGCTTGCCTTCACTACCCTCCTCCCTATGTAGCCGCTCCCACCCACCACCAAAACCTTGCTCTTTTCCATTGCTCCTTCAATTTTCCAACTTGTCTACTTTTCACCCTATAGTCAATATTtccaatttatatatatatatatatatatcaggcGAATAATTCAGCATTATTCTTTGACCCTGTACCTGGGGGGTTAATTTACCAATCTGTCGTTATTTCGCAAATTTATTGTCAAAAATGCcatcttttaataaattatttacttGTGTACTACAATTGCTAATTATAAAAAGGTGGGAGTCTGGTGCagtcaaattatttaatgatttttagttattaattttacataaaattaattttatttgaatttttttttctctaaaagtAGTAgattatatttcattaattatcaaaaaataaaatataaaaatgtccAAAAATAAATGATGGCTAACAATTAAGGATTACGGTCAGTATTTTTCAATGAGTTAAGTATCTCTATTGATGCAACTTACCATATTAAAAAATCGTTAGGGCTTTGACAGTTACGAAGATAACTCTAATACCATATttctttaattctagagcaatcgatcaaacaatgagtaATTGTTTCTGTTGCTTCATGACAGCACGGGCATATTGGCTATATAGATGGGATGCGGCGGTGAATTTGAGCAAGCACAGAAAGCCGACTATGGAGAGCTCTTCGGATAAATAacttaattttgtgaggcaagttcaacttccatagatcCACGACCTTTTCTACTGCATATAATTAAGACAAAGTTTTAGAGACGGATGGTGAAATAAATAGCCAATTTTATAACCTGAAACTGTATTatattgcttggatttgttcaaattTCATTGCAATTTGTCTCTATTCTGCTAAATTTTGACTGACAAAATCCTGTCTGCAACgtcttaaaaaaataattcttaaatgaGATTCTGATTCTAATTTCTGTTTTCAATAATTAAGTCTTTAACTCTTAgaaccaactcagaaatagcATGTCTATTTAGCATGTCAGAAATTATTAAAGGATACAAAGGAGGCAGCCAAAGATCTTCAAAGGTTTGAATATTCTTTTCAGTACCCACAGCCTAGTTAAGACAGTTTTCGACAATATTTCAACCTTCTAGTATGCTCCTCTATCTCCAAGAAGGTAAGATTCTAATTTCTGccgttatagcattaccattactaaagtatttacctcttcGGATTTTAGATAATAGAGAAGTAGGCTGTGTTACTAGCcgccaaaactgtttgcctaaaagcgcTAGATTCTGAATTCTAATATCTTAAAATCCAAAGCCTCCTTCTCTTCGTGGGCGGGTCATATTGTCCCAACTAATCCAAGCCATCAGCTTTTCAGAATCTTTTTATCCCCACTAGAATTAAAAAAGTAgaaagtgaattttcgaaattaaaacaTCAGGCAACTTGAAacaagacaatgtataaatagaAATAGTTTTTCCCATTGTCTTAAGTAGTTTCTGTCTACCACCCGACGATAAAAAATTGCACTTCTAcccttagatttttttttaaactttctTTTTAATCATactaaagaaaattttttttgatttaAAGACTGTAAAAGACAAACTAAAATATTTATCATGAGTcttaatataattaatatttatagaATTAGCTAGTAATATGAGTAGCAGAAGAAATGTTGTCACTAAAAAAAACAGTACCTGAATCTTCTcataataaaaaagataagagTAAGTTAATAACTTAATATGAAATTTAGTATAAAGATTCATGGAAAAAAAAATCTTGCAATAAGAACGCAACATGTATCCCATCTACATGAGCGGAATGTTGAAAGATTTTTTAAAGTATAAATATTAGACAATTAATTTAACCAAGTTAAATTTATATAcgtattttttttctattatcattaatattattttttttcttccttcttatttttttttattcgataaatcttttttttatcgtttttttatttattttttcttttttttcgttaTTATTTTTGATGTCATACAATTACTTTAACAAtagcaaaaatatattttttagttataaataaaaaacaaaaaaatttaatgaatgaaacaaaattttaaaaatttataaatttaaaattttgattttttttatttttttctctttctttttaattatcattttcgtcatttttatggtttttgtcactatcttctcctcctcctttttttgtttgatttttttctcttttatttttctcatcctcTTCTTTGATACCATTGTCGtcatttttattatcattattttctttttcttttagttaaatatcACAAAATTAGTTTAACAATAACAAAACACATTATTTAGTGGTGAATAACACAAAAAATCTTCAAAAGACCATAAGATTATAACCTTAACTCACTcaactaacaaaatatatttaaatatattttaaatttaaaagatatatcAAATTTTCGTAAATAACACAAAAATATCTAAATCTCTTATATATTTAGTgtgtatgattttttttttagtgaCTATTTAGTGTGTATGATTGAATATATTATAGTGGTACTCATGAATCATGAGACGGAGAttagtaatttatttttcctACTGAAACTGTAAATTTGGTTACAGGATCGGAGAATGAAGGGTTGCTGCGTGCTTAAGTTTATTTAATtgtaaggaaggaagaagaaaattaaacataTATCCTGAGGTAGTGATCCATGCGTGTGTAGTTGACCTCTGGGTAAAGCATGGAAGCTTCTTCTCCATGGGGTCCGATTTCAAAATTGGTTAAACATCCCTCGTAGAAGATGTGATAGAAGTGGCCAATCCCGACCTGAAGCTTATAGTCCAAGCCCTTGAGTGTTGCGAGGAATCCCTCGGGAGATATGTAGGTCTTGTGGAGCTGCTTTCCGATGAGAGACTCCCAGATTGCAATGAGGTCTGCCTGCGAGAGAATGTTGTCGGGAGGCCTCAGGTAGAGAGTCTTGTTGAGGGTCCGGGGGTCATCGATGGTCTTTATAGTGTAGGTGGCGACGTCGTCTTCATCGACGAAAACGGCCTTGAGTGTGCCATCTCCGAAGAGGTGGACCTTTTCCCTGGGAGGCACAAAAGATCCCATCTGAGACAGGCTGCCCGCAAAGTAGCCCGCAAATAGGTTGGCGGAGATGTACGTGAAAGGGATGTTTGCTTCCTCTATCGCCTTCCTCACAGCCATCTTGTCCTCAAATGTCACCCTTCCTGGCTCTAACGCGTCCCCCATCCTCGCTGGGTCCAGTCCAAACTCCGACGGCAAGAAGCGCTACGGACAGACAAGACTAGACTATTAattcattgatgatgaaattaGAAACTAAAATGAATTGAATGAATGAAACCTTGACGTTGCCGGCTTCCTTGATGGCGTTAATGAGGTTGAGCTGCAAGCCAATGCTGTGGCTCCTGATATGGACACCGGAGATGGCACTGATGACAACATCCACCTTCTTGACGGCATCCACAAGGCTCTGGTGGTCGGAGAAGGATGCCTCTATGAGGTGTGCCCCCTGCCTCTTGAAGGATAGCAGCATCTGCAGCTTCTCTATCTGCAGCGCCAACTCCGCCCTCTGAAGCACATACGTCTCGTGCCCCTCTGCCAGGCTTGCCCTCACTATTCTCCTCCCAATGTACCCTGTTCCCCCTACCACTAGCACCTTGCTCTTCCCCATTTTTTACTATCACAATACAAGCATCACTCCCTGCTGAATCAATGCTTTTATAGATAATTAAGAACAAGAGCCAGTAGCcggccttggatccttgctcagAACTGGGACTAAGTTGCTCAAGTAGTCAAACACCAACCTCTACTATTACTAGTCTAACTTGTACGTACATtatattatattgttttctcGTCATGTCACGCCACATATTTTTCAACGACCCAACACATGCAGCTGAATCGCTCTTTCTCGCCCAACACAGCTACCGCAATGCAGAAGCCAGCACGTGACTCCACCTACTCTTTTTATTGATGATCAATGGCAATCTGTTTATTTATAGAGTTATTTACCCTTTTGTTTTAAAGTAGTCTCTTTTCAACTATTGGTATATCTTGATTAAACCTTGCTTAATGAAATTGACACAACAGCTCCTTGCCTTCTTATAAGAAAACCAGtattacttaaaaaaataataataataatacacataTACTATCAATTATCAAATGAGCTGTTGAGAGATCCAAACTCAATGGCCGAAGCTGCCAATTATACAAACGAAAGACGGGGCCATGCACGTAAATTCACTTGTGCTATTCATGAATATTAGCTGAACATACACAACACAATTTCTTGTTTCCCAGTTTGCACAGCCACCCTCCCTTTCTTCCCTTGTTACTCTGCTTCTTGGGAGAACATTACCATCTCACCCCAGCCTTCCTCAATCCTCATAGGCCTCTGCATCCTATCCTCCATTGCTGGGGTGTGGCCCTCTTCCCGACAAGCTTCCCGCTTGATCTCTGCACAGTGCCATCGCCATAACACTTCAAGGGATGACCGCCTTAGTTCTTTATGACTGAGTTTCTTGCGAATGTTCAGTTCTTTGTTGCAACTCTAGTATGCAGTATCCCTTGCCTTTGCAGCTTCAAGATATGAGAAGAACGATCATGCTAACAGATGGAACTCAATTTTAGGGTGAAAGTGAAATTGAAAGTGAGAGTCTACATAATTAaccatgaatttttaattttcttccatttttgctttcTCCACAGCCGACACGCTAGCTAGTTTCTTGTAGGATATATATCTAAGTAAAAACAAGTCCACTTGTATGATGAAATGGTTTCTCGAAATCAAATGTAATAAAATGAGCAAGcaaattattcttttctcttccaTACAATTGTTGTATAATTGTAAGGAGTTCCCTCAATCATACACAGTAAAAGGCAGTTCCTTAACATACTTTATTCTTTCCTTCATCAACCAATTTTAGAATACATTAAGATTAATTGAATAGTGAAAACTAGAAATTTGTCACAGATAATTTGCGACACATACCCATATTACATATAATGTGCGTAATCTTCCCCTCATCTGAAGACACTCTTCTAGCTCCCCCAAAATTCTTGTAGTTCCTATATTGTAATTGTAATATTTTACACATTCCTAAAACAATTCTGATTTCAGAGGGcaaaaacaaaacagaaaattaCACCAATAAATAAATCAGAGAAATTACAGCATTGTTCTAGTTATTATTGTgatttcttatttttcaaatccATAAATTCATACACATTACGTATTGCTATGTTAGCAATGAGATTTATTCCGGCAACAAGCCTTGCAAGATCAAAGTACTAACAATATTTCGGTAAGAAACATACAATCAGTAGTATGCATAATCCATTGCCTATTTCATGTTTTGTGGCAGTGAAGGATAAACTAGACCTGCTGTATCTCTGCTAGAACATATCTAACACAAAAATACAAGTAATCATTAAGTTATGTTTCTCAGTAATGATTTATCAAGATGCGGTTCAACCCTCTTCACATATCTAGTATGGTACGACAATGGATTCTATGAGCTCTTGAAGGGGAGCCAGCTCCTTCTTGTCAATCAAACCAAATTCCTGCCAAGGAAAAAAAATACCCTTAATAACCTTGTGATGTTAACAATTAGAAACAGTTTCTAAACCAGATGACGATAAACCAATAACAACTAGCTGATGAACATTAATAATATTATCATATCAATTTGCTGATTAACTCTATTAATACTATCAAGATGGCTACtgcagtaaaaaataaaaaataaataaataaataaaatgctcGGCAGTTCACACCTGTGATCAAATGAAAGGCCAGCCAAAGAAATATCTCAACATATAAGAGACTTACACAGGTAAACAGTATAAAATGCTTGAAGCAAGTGTTTAGGTGGGCCTCTTCCTTGAGGCTCACAATTTTCTGAAAGTGAGAATGGTATATGTGAGCATATACTCGGAACAGTCGCTTGAATATTGTCTTCACAACATCCTTGAAGTTgggaggaaatggtgcacctacATGAATCCATGGGTTATTACAACAcatgaaatgaaaataaataaatattgattATGAGAACCTAAGAATCTGttggaaagaaaataaatatttacCAAGCTTCTGGGGGAATATGGACTCGTCATCAAGCTGTCCTTCAATCCAGTCCATTAGATATTCTACATATTTTGGAGCAGAAACTTCAATAGGTTTCTTGATTTGTACACCATCTGCCCATCTATACTCATACCTGGAGTTTTCATGTAACAGCGCAACATGAGAACTAAACATATGATTACAGAATGAATACAAGTTGCGAGAATTGCCATTAGCATTAATGGAATGATGCTGATTAATTATACGAAAAGTACTTGTAAATGCAAAAAATTGATATAACCCAATAAAGATCAAATCTAAGCCCAAAATTCACGGATGGTAAACTCCTCTGCATGACGGAATATAGTTGAAAAATTATATTGCTCTAAAGTAGGGAAAAAAAGCCGACGAGCACTAAAATCTTGAGCAATGGAAGACAAAACGTGCCTAATTAGCCTGTTCAGCTGCAATGAGGAGCACAGGGATATAGGATCATACATTTCCAGCTCAGTTCCTAAAATCATGTCTATGTTTACTTAACTAGTTATGTTGATTTCAATTTATTAAATATTGGGTAGATTCTTAAACCGCAGTTGGCATGAATAAGAATAACAATACATAATGAAAAGGTATgagaaatatagaaaaaaaattactatTGGCTGATTTTTCACCCAGAAACTTATTATTAGGATTAGAAGCATACAGCAAGGAATGGAAACCTCAATAGTGGTAAGAAAGTGATACTCAAATTCTCAATTTTAAGACGTGATCTAAGCTCATAACAAATCCAATATTCTAATCTTAATTTTGCATTTTACACAACCACGTTAGTTGAATGAGCAGTCAGTTAGCTATAACATACTTGGGACCAGCAGACATTGTTCGACAATTCTCAGGAGTGCAAAACTCTGTGAGGGTGCCATAAAGAAGATTGACCTGGTTGAAGAAATCAACGGCTGCAATGTGACGTATTTCAGAATAGTATGAGAGGTAAATCAGGAAAACAAGGAACCAATGATAGGCAATAGGAAACTGCAAAATAAATATACTGCGCCAAACGGTGCAACAGAGAGAGAACGATAGTTACTGTTAACAGCAAGCCACTCATTTAAATCCTCCCCAGGTGGTAGCTTTACTGCTTCCCTCAGATTTCCACTACCTAGTGTAGCATCAATGTGCTGTCTAAGCTGTGCTCCCTGTGAtacaaagaaagagaagaatcatAATTCATAAATTGTGTCCTAACGACCTAAGAAATATGCATTTCAATTTTGATCAGAGTCAGCATCATCCAGTTCCGAAACAGTTCTAAAGAAAAAGAGGAGATATTACTGCTTCAACATAAGGGACCAACCTTACTCCCAGAAGGTGCACTTTTCTTGGGGCGGAATGTTCTCTGGTTTCTGTTGCAATTTGTTAGATCGAATAATATATGAGTAAAACATCGAGGAGAATAAACCTAGATTGAATTAATAGAAATATTGATTGGCATCTTGTAAgttataactaactaactaactattcaTGCTTACAACTTACAAGTTAACAATTCCAGCTTAATCCGAAACGACAAAGAAATCCTTAGAAAGCAGTAACATTTAAAGAGGAAGAATAGAAATTGCAGGTGGAATTGGATTGCGTTGCGAAATTGGGTTGTCAGATGAGATGAGAGtggattgagagagagagagagagagagagagagagagagagagagagaatggaaGACAAGAGGATCCGAGAGACAGAGAGAAGATCAATGGTAAAAGTTTGAAAAGGAGGTGATAACTAGAACAGATCAGATCATAGATGAATAATAATCCATAGATTCGAAAAGATGAGAAGGGGGAACAGGGGAAGGAAACGTGAGAAATATGAACCGGAAGTAGTTGGGAAGAGGCATGACTCACCTGCCGAGACCAAAGAGGCTCATGGCTGGGCTCAGGCTCAGGCTCAGGCTCAGGCTCCGAGAGATGTTGTTTGCTCTTCCTTGACCGATTGCGTTCGCCTGATGTTGCTTTTGGAATCCTCGCCTCCCAATAAAAACCATTCACAACATAATCGCTATATTATGAGCATTTTAATCACTACAAACAAAACTTGATTATggaacataaaatattaactattattgaacataaaatattaattttcttTCATTCAGACTTCATTTCTTTATACATATATCAATCTCATATACGGACACACGTATTTAGTATTTACACGAAAAATCTTTAAAATGTGATACTCAAATTCTCAATTTTAAGACGTGATCTAAGCTCATAACAAATCCAATATTCTAATCTTAATTTTGCATTTTACACAACCACGTTAGTTGAATGAGCAGTCAGTTAGCTATAACATACTTGGGACCAGCAGACATTGTTCGACAATTCTCAGGAGTGCAAAACTCTGTGAGGGTGCCATAAAGAAGATTGACCTGGTTGAAGAAATCAACGGCTGCAATGTGACGTATTTCAGAATAGTATGAGAGGTAAATCAGGAAAACAAGGAACCAATGATAGGCAATAGGAAACTGCAAAATAAATATACTGCGCCAAACGGTGCAACAGAGAGAGAACGATAGTTACTGTTAACAGCAAGCCACTCATTTAAATCCTCCCCAGGTGGTAGCTTTACTGCTTCCCTCAGATTTCCACTACCTAGTGTAGCATCAATGTGCTGTCTAAGCTGTGCTCCCTGTGAtacaaagaaagagaagaatcatAATTCATAAATTGTGTCCTAACGACCTAAGAAATATGCATTTCAATTTTGATCAGAGTCAGCATCATCCAGTTCCGAAACAGTTCTAAAGAAAAAGAGGAGATATTACTGCTTCAACATAAGGGACCAACCTTACTCCCAGAAGGTGCACTTTTCTTGGGGCGGAATGTTCTCTGGTTTCTGTTGCAATTTGTTAGATCGAATAATATATGAGTAAAACATCGAGGAGAATAAACCTAGATTGAATTAATAGAAATATTGATTGGCATCTTGTAAgttataactaactaactaactattcaTGCTTACAACTTACAAGTTAACAATTCCAGCTTAATCCGAAACGACAAAGAAATCCTTAGAAAGCAGTAACATTTAAAGAGGAAGAATAGAAATTGCAGGTGGAATTGGATTGCGTTGCGAAATTGGGTTGTCAGATGAGATGAGAGtggattgagagagagagagagagagagagagagagagagagagagagcggaaggagaagagagagaggatggagagagagagagagagagagagagagagagagagagagagaatggaaGACAAGAGGATCCGAGAGACAGAGAGAAGATCAATGGTAAAAGTTTGAAAAGGAGGTGATAACTAGAACAGATCAGATCATAGATGAATAATAATCCATAGATTCGAAAAGATGAGAAGGGGGAACAGGGGAAGGAAACGTGAGAAATATGAACCGGAAGTAGTTGGGAAGAGGCATGACTCACCTGCCGAGACCAAAGAGGCTCATGGCTGGGCTCAGGCTCAGGCTCAGGCTCAGGCTCCGAGAGATGTTGTTTGCTCTTCCTTGACCGATTGCGTTCGCCTGATGTTGCTTTTGGAATCCTCGCCTCCCAATAAAAACCATTCACAACATAATCGCTATATTATGAGCATTTTAATCACTACAAACAAAACTTGATTATggaacataaaatattaactattattgaacataaaatattaattttcttTCATTCAGACTTCATTTCTTTATACATATATCAATCTCATATACGGACACACGTATTTAGTATTTACACGAAAAATCTTTAAAATGAaaattcagttttttttttttttttttacagaaataaataaataaaaagataatttaatttctttttattcaTATAAAAAAGTTTCACCTCCCCTCATCCTACTAATTGTCAAATATGAAATATCCTTTAAAGAATAATTGCTAATGTGGACTTGGGATATCAAATGCAGCATACTGCTAAATCCTAACTGATTCCACTTAGACGAGAGTGGGAATGAGGCCATCTCCTTCAGTTGTCTTGAAAGTAAGTTTCAGATAGGCTAATCTACCACACCCACCTATGCCTTGGCAAATATAAAATCCATTTGGTTAATGCATAACATTCTTGTTTATTCTTCAATTTGTCCAAGTTTGAATCATATTTTGGGTTGGGGGGAACGGGGAACCCCACTGTTTACTTCTTACTCAAGGTATAGTAAGTATATACTGGGTCGACATCCGACTTGATAAATTTAACCTTATATCATTTAGTCTTGATGGAAAGTTGGAAACGAATGCTAGTCCCTTTACCCTTCTGGATATGTTGGTTGAAAATTTAGGATCATAGCCTTCTATAAGAAATATATTTGACAACAATATTAAATATACAACTTGAGTTTGTCAAACAAGACAGTAAACATAATAATATACCTCAAAATAAGACATTTGGTTTTCCTGCtattaagttaaaaaaaaaaattgaaatgatcCATCAAAGTTGTAACCACCATGCTGAGAGTTGTGGAACTCGAACCAATCAATCTTTGCCTGCAAATAACATACGCAATTGGTTCAAGTTAACTCTCTTTAGCCAACAGCAACTACTGAAATTACACATTTAAGGTTCAGGGGCAAAGAGATGAAAGGATCATATGCAGACGCTTCTTGTAAATCCACAAAAATATACAACTTCCCTTCAAACCAGACACTTGAAGAGTTAAGACCACATCATATGACAGAAATTCTCCAAGTTATACTANNNNNNNNNNNNNNNNNNNNNNNNNNNNNNNNNNNNNNNNNNNNNNNNNNNNNNNNNNNNNNNNNNNNNNNNNNNNNNNNNNNNNNNNNNNNNNNNNNNNNNNNNNNNNNNNNNNNNNNNNNNNNNNNNNNNNNNNNNNNNNNNNNNNNNNNNNNNNNNNNNNNNNNNNNNNNNNNNNNNNNNNNNNNNNNNNNNNNNNNNNNNNNNNNNNNNNNNNNNNNNNNNNNNNNNNNNNNNNNNNNNNNNNNNNNNNNNNNNNNNNNNNNNNNNNNNNNNNNNNNNNNNNNNNNNNNNNNNNNNNNNNNNNNNNNNNNNNNNNNNNNNNNNNNNNNNNNNNNNNNNNNNNNNNNNNNNNNNNNNNNNNNNNNNNNNNNNNNNNNNNNNNNNNNNNNNNNNNNNNNNNNNNNNNNNNNNNNNNNNNNNNNNNNNNNNNNNNNNNNNNNNNNNNNNNNNNNNNNNNNNNNNNNNNNNNNNNNNNNNNNNNNNNNNNNNNNNNNNNNNNNNNNNNNNNNNNNNNNNNNNNNNNNNNNNN harbors:
- the LOC107624243 gene encoding isoflavone reductase homolog, producing the protein MGKSKVLVVGGTGYIGRRIVRASLAEGHETYVLQRAELALQIEKLQMLLSFKRQGAHLIEASFSDHQSLVDAVKKVDVVISAISGVHIRSHSIGLQLNLINAIKEAGNVKRFLPSEFGLDPARMGDALEPGRVTFEDKMAVRKAIEEANIPFTYISANLFAGYFAGSLSQMGSFVPPREKVHLFGDGTLKAVFVDEDDVATYTIKTIDDPRTLNKTLYLRPPDNILSQADLIAIWESLIGKQLHKTYISPEGFLATLKGLDYKLQVGIGHFYHIFYEGCLTNFEIGPHGEEASMLYPEVNYTRMDHYLRIYV
- the LOC107623209 gene encoding MOB kinase activator-like 1A isoform X4, which encodes MSAGPKYEYRWADGVQIKKPIEVSAPKYVEYLMDWIEGQLDDESIFPQKLGAPFPPNFKDVVKTIFKRLFRVYAHIYHSHFQKIVSLKEEAHLNTCFKHFILFTCEFGLIDKKELAPLQELIESIVVPY
- the LOC107623209 gene encoding MOB kinase activator-like 1B isoform X1, whose product is MVFIGRRGFQKQHQANAIGQGRANNISRSLSLSLSLSPAMSLFGLGRNQRTFRPKKSAPSGSKGAQLRQHIDATLGSGNLREAVKLPPGEDLNEWLAVNTVDFFNQVNLLYGTLTEFCTPENCRTMSAGPKYEYRWADGVQIKKPIEVSAPKYVEYLMDWIEGQLDDESIFPQKLGAPFPPNFKDVVKTIFKRLFRVYAHIYHSHFQKIVSLKEEAHLNTCFKHFILFTCEFGLIDKKELAPLQELIESIVVPY